A window of Candidatus Eisenbacteria bacterium contains these coding sequences:
- a CDS encoding ubiquinone/menaquinone biosynthesis methyltransferase gives MPSTDDPTHQSRFAPQASRAMAGMFDDVSGRYDLLNRLMTLGQDGAWRAAMWREVPEEARVVLDLCTGSGVSLPGLRRAGRTVIGMDVSLRMLEHAQDAYGGAGWAPRFACADGFRLPVRDQALSAITIAFGIRNLRPRPLAIAELARVLEPDGTLVILEAAAPRGGAFAPVHAAHLRHVVPALGRLSPDPSAYRYLSDSIFEFGDGTEFERELEAAGFRITTRRSFLLGATRLWTARRSGPALELGHGGQESASSAPAPVHLAMGRAGFAQRSLAERADRDAEAAAWALSQTLVSAALTFALVWGGREFAKSAALLPLSPSHRPLVWLLIGVGVIAFGARTCLLGLRLLRLSARE, from the coding sequence ACGACCTGCTCAACCGCCTCATGACGCTCGGGCAGGACGGTGCCTGGCGCGCGGCGATGTGGCGCGAGGTGCCCGAGGAAGCACGGGTGGTGCTGGACCTGTGTACAGGCAGCGGCGTGTCGCTGCCGGGGCTGCGGCGAGCAGGCCGAACCGTGATCGGCATGGACGTGAGCCTGCGGATGCTGGAACACGCGCAGGATGCCTACGGAGGTGCGGGCTGGGCGCCGCGCTTCGCGTGCGCCGACGGCTTTCGGCTGCCGGTTCGAGACCAGGCCCTGAGCGCGATCACGATCGCGTTCGGTATCAGAAACTTACGGCCGCGACCTCTCGCGATCGCTGAGCTTGCAAGGGTGCTCGAACCGGACGGCACGCTCGTGATTCTCGAGGCGGCGGCCCCCCGGGGCGGCGCGTTCGCGCCAGTTCACGCCGCGCATCTCAGGCACGTCGTTCCGGCGCTCGGTCGCCTCTCTCCGGACCCGTCCGCCTACCGCTATCTGAGCGACTCCATCTTCGAGTTCGGTGACGGGACGGAATTCGAGCGCGAGCTGGAAGCGGCCGGATTTCGCATCACGACGCGCCGCTCGTTCCTGCTCGGCGCCACCCGATTGTGGACGGCGCGACGTTCGGGCCCGGCGCTCGAGCTCGGTCACGGCGGGCAGGAAAGTGCGTCGAGTGCCCCAGCACCCGTGCACCTCGCAATGGGGCGCGCGGGCTTTGCGCAGCGTTCGCTCGCCGAGCGGGCCGATCGCGATGCCGAGGCCGCGGCGTGGGCGCTTTCACAGACGCTGGTCTCGGCTGCGCTGACCTTCGCGCTGGTGTGGGGCGGACGGGAGTTCGCCAAGTCGGCTGCTCTCTTGCCGCTATCGCCGTCCCATCGACCGCTGGTGTGGCTCCTGATCGGGGTGGGAGTGATCGCATTCGGCGCCCGCACGTGCTTGCTCGGCTTGCGTTTGCTGCGACTCAGCGCACGCGAATGA